The stretch of DNA CAGCCATAGATAAACAGCCATTCAATGCCTTCTTCAAAGGAGGCAAATTGTTATGCCAATGTGGACTAGGTTTCGTCAAAGGTGGACGGACACGTACCTCTTGTAGTGGCAAATACGTACCTGGTCAAGTTGCTGTGTCTAGCCCTGGTCCATCTCCACACGTGACTGACATCACTAGTCCGCTGATGAACCAAAAACCGCCGCCCACCGAGATCCCTCAccccctaggccttgtttagttcatcgtgaaaaccaaaaattttttaagattcttcgtcaaatcgaatcttacggcacatgaaccattaaatatagacgaaaacaaaactaattacacagtttgtttgtaaatcgtgatatgattttttttgatcctaattagtctatgattggacaatatttgtcacaaacaaacgaaaatgctatagtagcgaaattcaaaaaaaattcacatctaaacaagtccCTAGTTTGGCTgttccttgttgctgcactcAATCAGTCAACAAAAGCTTCTCTGCCTCCTCTCCCTGTGTTGTGCTTTGTGTTTCTTGTTCAGACGCCCAAACGCCAAAACATCATTAGTAAACACAAACAAGTCACCTATGGTTGACAAAATTAAAAGACGGCATATTCCGAACGACAGATTATTCGTGGCTGACACGCCGGGCGAAATAGTTGTCCGTTCAGTCATCGTACCTTATTGATTGATTTGTCATCAATATATATCAATTGAGGTCGGCAGCTGGATGCCGGCTGACCTGACCTTGAGTTGTTTGTTCTTATAAATTCGTGCCCGTGACCACCATCGAGCCAGCCAGCCATTCCCTTGCCCACTTTCCATTCCTGCTTGCATGCTAGCAAGATTCATCAGGCAACGACGAGACGAGCAGCAGGCTGTGCCGATGGCCGTCGCCGCCGTGGCATCAAgaggaagcacggcggcgctgtcgTCGCTGGtgctcctcgtcctcgtcctcgtcctcgtcctggCCTCCTCCGCGCTGCCCGCGTCCCTCGCCGTGACGTCGCCGTACGTGCGGCCGCCGGCGAGGGCCacgctgccgctgctgctccaggacgacgacgacgccgacgGCCAGACGCCGCAGCAGGTACACGCGCCGCCGCACATCTTGCCTTTTGCCATTGGGCACTAGAGTAGAGAACCTGCCTGCGTGTTCGTTCAGGGATGATCTCGCTTCAGTAGTTCAGTTATCGCAGGAAGTTGCTACCCGATGCTTGTCAGGTGGTTTCTTTTTGCTATGTAGTAATTAACTCGATCGATTATTAGCCTCTtataaacaaaagaaaaacactGGATCGATTATTAGCCttatagacaaaaaaaaaaaaacacacacacacactggaTCGATTAGGATGAGCACAAACAAGGGGGGATTGTCTCTGTTGCGACCGCATTCAGTGAGTCAAACTCCGATCAGAGAGAAACAAAAGCATCCTCCTGATTCCTGCGTGCGCCCACGAGCATTCCTTCGTCTTCGTCATGTGACACACCGTGGCGTTTCTGTTGTTTATTTAAGGCTTAGGAGTATACCATGGTAATACAGTATAGGATAATACTGTAATACTAGTAATCTAGTGCTAGGGAAGTTCAAGGTAGGAAGGAATTATTGTGCCTGTCAGCACACTTGGTTGGATTACTAGGGAGCAGGAACAAATATAGTTGAAATATGTAGCTCAGCTTGACCTGATGATTTGCGTAACTAAGGCTTGTttagaattttgaattttgacattataacatttttatttgtatatttggtaaatattgtctaactatGAATTAACTAGACTTCAAAGTTTTATTTCGTAAATTACAAGAaagttatataattagttattatttctatctatatttaattgtCCATATATGTGTTACAAAATTTGATATAAGGCAAAtcctgaaaagtttttaaatttagaGCGGTGACCGCCCCACATAGGCACAGACAGAGACGAGAAGCACGGGACTCTTCTGGGTTTCTTGCTGCTTTCCCAATTCCCATTCATCGTCTCGTCCATGACGACGCACGTCGTGTTGGCACGCGTGCCGGCTGGGTTCGGCTTATCTGCTTTGCTGTTTCTTGTGACTAATCATGGATTCATGGGCGACGCAtgaatgaaaaagaaaaaggaaaattaGCTTTAGGTTAGTGTTGCTGATGGGGCAATTCATCGATCGACCGTCAGTGCTAATGCATGCTGCGGTCGTCACAATCATAAGCCACGCTTCTTCCGTTTTCTCCGTCTGGATTGCAAAATAATGTTTTTCCTTGGGAATTCCAGGTGCACATTTCAATGGTAGGGCCTGATAAGGTACGGGTATCatggatcaccgacgacgacgcgcCGGCGACGGTCGACTACGGCACGTCCTCCGGCGAGTACCCATTCTCCGCGACGGGGAACACGACGACCTACTCCTACGTGCTCTACCACTCCGGCAACATCCACGACGCCGTCGTCGGGCCACTCCAGCCCAGCACCACCTACTACTACCGCTGCAGcggcgccgccaccaccaccccgTCGTCGTCGCGGGAGCTCTCCTTCCGGACGCCGCCGTCCACGCTCCCCTTCAgattcgtcgtcgtcggcgaccTCGGCCAGACGGGGTGGACGGCGTCCACGCTGAAGcacgtcgccgccgccgactaCGACATGCTCCTCCTCCCTGGCGACCTGTCCTACGCCGACTTGGTCCAGTCACGGTGGGACTCGTTCGGCCGCCTCGTGGCGCCGCTGGCGAGCGCGCGGCCGTGGATGGTGACGCAGGGCAACCACGAGGTCGAGAAGCTGCCGCTGCTGGAGCCGAAGCCGTTCAAGGCCTACAACGCGCGGTGGCGCATGCCCTACGACGTCTCCGTCtcccccggcgccggcgccggcgcagtGCCGTCGGGCGACAACCTCTACTACTCCTTCGACGTCGCCGGCGGCGCCGTGCACGTCGTCATGCTCGGCTCCTACACCGACTACGGCGCCGGAAGCGCGCAGCTCCGGTGGCTCCGCGCCGACCTCGCGGCGCtcgaccgccgccgcggcggcaggCGGCCGGCGTTCGTGCTCGCTCTCGTGCACGCGCCGTGGTACAACAGCAACGAGGCGCACCAGGGGGAAGGCGACGCCATGCGGGACGCCATGGAGGTGCTCCTGTACGGCGCCCGCGTCGACGCCGTGTTCGCCGGACACGTCCACGCGTACGAGAGGTTCAAGCGCGTCTACGCCGGCAAGGAGGACCCCTGCGCGCCCGTGTACGTCACCATCGGCGACGGCGGCAACCGGGAGGGGCTGGCCGACAAGTACATCGACCCGCAGCCGGCGATCTCGGTGTTCCGGGAGGCTAGCTTCGGGCATGGCCGGCTCGAGGTGGTGAACGCCACCCACGCGCTGTGGACGTGGCAccgcaacgacgacgacgagccggTGGTTGCCGACCAGGTGTGGATCAACAGCCTCGCGGCCAACCCGGCTTGTAAccgaagcaagaagaagatgtaaCGCACCAGGACTAGAGAGATTAAATTTACTAGCTTGGGATTATAGGGagattaaatttaaaaacttGTTGTTGTTCCCCGAAGAATATATATTCATAAATTGGTTGTGTAATGTAAATATTCATACTTGGAATGTGTTTTTTTAGGGAACTCGATTGTGGTTAGTTGCTCACGGTAAATCTGAAAAGTCATAGctgaaaatattgttcgctgatttgttgtaaaCTGTTGGTTGTCACCGAGAGTGGCCCCATAAACCCATGGAGAATTACACGGGCCAGAAGCCTGGTTTCAAGTGTCGCATGGGCTTCCAATCAAATGTGACAATTAATCAAGATGCTGTCTAAAAGTTGTTttctcccccccccccaccccaaaCACAATGCAAACATAGATAACCACATATATGATGCGCACACACAAGCCCCATTCTATGTGCATCTATGAGAGATTCTTttcgctaaggccttgtttagttgtgaaaaaattttagattttgatactgtaacagtttcgtttgtttatggcaaatattgtccaatcatgtactaattagtatcaaaagatttgtctcgtggtttacaggcaaactgttcatatagtttttgttttcatctatatttaatgctttatgcatatgccgcaagatttgatatgacgaagaatcttgaaaactttttggtttttgggtgaactatacAAGGCCTAAATCTTGAGATACCTAGCATTCTTCTTTAGTAAAGAGAAAAAGGACAAAGTGCAATGTTCTTAAAGAAACAAGAAAAACTaatcatatgcatgcatgatgtATGCTACTCTGACCATAGTATTATCAGTGCAACCAACCACCATGGCGTGGCTTGGGTTTTGAGCTGCCTCTCCAGTACagtacttcctccatcccaaattataagtcattccaagaatcatgGAGAGTTAAACTTTTCtacgtttgaccaaatttatattataaaataattattattatagtactaactaagtatcattagattcttttttaattatattttcatagtatactcactttacgttacaaatcttagtatttttctctataattttggtcaaacgtaaaATTGTTTTGactttccaagattcttggaatgacttacaatttgggatgaagggagtagTATTCAGTTTTAGTAGACCGTCAAGAATTGCGACTAATATGTGTAGTAAGCTCGTTGTTAGCAGAATGAAATAAGGTGACGTTCTGTTTTCTTCAGGGATTTGGAACATATGGGCCTTTGTGCAAACCACGAGCTGGGGTTCAATCAAAGCCAAACTTGAAGAGAAAACTGGGCCCCTGgtttagttcccaaatttttaagattttttatcacatcgaatctttagatgcatgcataaaacatagataaaaataaaaactaattatacagtttgcctataatttaatttacaaatcttttaagtctaattagtccataattagataataattttcAAATACAAACATAAATGATAAAAGTAGtcaaaactaaaatttttcGAACAAGGCCTGGGAAGGGACGTGAAGCcaaactgaggccttgtttagatctaaaaaatttttggattttgacgctgtagcactttcgtttttatttgacaaacattatccaatcatggagcaactaggtttaaaagattcatctcatgatttacaggtaaactgtgcaattagttatctttttttatctaaatttattgattcatgcatgtgccgcaagattcgatggtttttaggtgtatctaaacaaggcctgaatgttGTTCATCATGAGGTCTGTTGCCTTGGGACAGCAAGAAAACTGCTGTAAAGATCAGTAAAAGCTTCAACCACTGCTATTACATTCGGATAACAACGGTATCGAATAAGATATAATTGAATATTAACATTATaaatatgtgatttaaataCTCAGATATAGATATGGTATTAAATATTAAAT from Sorghum bicolor cultivar BTx623 chromosome 8, Sorghum_bicolor_NCBIv3, whole genome shotgun sequence encodes:
- the LOC8074893 gene encoding probable purple acid phosphatase 20 isoform X1; its protein translation is MLARFIRQRRDEQQAVPMAVAAVASRGSTAALSSLVLLVLVLVLVLASSALPASLAVTSPYVRPPARATLPLLLQDDDDADGQTPQQVHISMVGPDKVRVSWITDDDAPATVDYGTSSGEYPFSATGNTTTYSYVLYHSGNIHDAVVGPLQPSTTYYYRCSGAATTTPSSSRELSFRTPPSTLPFRFVVVGDLGQTGWTASTLKHVAAADYDMLLLPGDLSYADLVQSRWDSFGRLVAPLASARPWMVTQGNHEVEKLPLLEPKPFKAYNARWRMPYDVSVSPGAGAGAVPSGDNLYYSFDVAGGAVHVVMLGSYTDYGAGSAQLRWLRADLAALDRRRGGRRPAFVLALVHAPWYNSNEAHQGEGDAMRDAMEVLLYGARVDAVFAGHVHAYERFKRVYAGKEDPCAPVYVTIGDGGNREGLADKYIDPQPAISVFREASFGHGRLEVVNATHALWTWHRNDDDEPVVADQVWINSLAANPACNRSKKKM
- the LOC8074893 gene encoding probable purple acid phosphatase 20 isoform X2, whose amino-acid sequence is MVGPDKVRVSWITDDDAPATVDYGTSSGEYPFSATGNTTTYSYVLYHSGNIHDAVVGPLQPSTTYYYRCSGAATTTPSSSRELSFRTPPSTLPFRFVVVGDLGQTGWTASTLKHVAAADYDMLLLPGDLSYADLVQSRWDSFGRLVAPLASARPWMVTQGNHEVEKLPLLEPKPFKAYNARWRMPYDVSVSPGAGAGAVPSGDNLYYSFDVAGGAVHVVMLGSYTDYGAGSAQLRWLRADLAALDRRRGGRRPAFVLALVHAPWYNSNEAHQGEGDAMRDAMEVLLYGARVDAVFAGHVHAYERFKRVYAGKEDPCAPVYVTIGDGGNREGLADKYIDPQPAISVFREASFGHGRLEVVNATHALWTWHRNDDDEPVVADQVWINSLAANPACNRSKKKM